The following coding sequences lie in one Streptomyces xiamenensis genomic window:
- a CDS encoding exonuclease SbcCD subunit D, whose translation MRFLHTSDWHLGRGLHRVPLIEAQRVFLDHLVETARQHEVDAVLVAGDIYDRAVPPLVAVELFDRVLRQLAGAGIPAVMISGNHDSARRLGVGAGLMDGAGVHLRTDPEECATPVLLRDTHGEVAVYGLPYLEPQLVREQFAVETARHSAVLGAAMRRVREDLARRPAGTRAVVLAHAFVTGGATSDSERDITAGGAASVPASLFDGVHYAALGHLHGCQTLTERVRYSGSPLAYSFSEAGHRKSMWLIDLDAAGEVRGERVDCPVPRPLARITGRLEDLLADPSLERHREHWVEATLTDPARPPEPMARLSARFPHLLALAFAPEQAAREGRRSYAERLRGRDDQRIAEDFIAHVRPGQAPDAQERAELRRALEAARVGERNA comes from the coding sequence GTGAGGTTTCTGCACACCTCCGACTGGCATCTGGGGCGGGGGCTGCACCGGGTGCCGTTGATCGAGGCGCAGCGGGTGTTTCTCGACCATCTGGTGGAGACCGCCCGGCAGCACGAGGTGGACGCGGTGCTCGTCGCGGGGGACATCTACGACCGGGCCGTGCCGCCGCTGGTCGCCGTGGAGCTGTTCGACCGCGTGCTGCGGCAGTTGGCCGGGGCGGGGATTCCCGCCGTCATGATCTCCGGCAACCACGACTCGGCCAGGAGACTGGGCGTCGGCGCCGGGCTGATGGATGGCGCCGGGGTGCATCTGCGGACCGACCCCGAGGAGTGCGCCACCCCCGTCCTGCTGCGGGACACCCACGGCGAGGTCGCCGTGTACGGGCTGCCGTATCTGGAACCGCAGCTGGTGCGCGAGCAGTTCGCGGTGGAGACCGCCCGGCACAGCGCCGTGCTCGGGGCCGCCATGCGGCGGGTGCGCGAGGATCTCGCCCGCCGGCCGGCCGGGACGCGTGCCGTCGTGCTCGCCCACGCCTTCGTCACCGGCGGCGCGACCTCCGACAGCGAACGCGACATCACCGCGGGCGGTGCCGCTTCCGTGCCCGCCTCACTCTTCGACGGCGTGCACTACGCGGCACTCGGCCATCTGCACGGCTGCCAGACGCTCACCGAGCGGGTGCGGTACTCGGGCTCCCCGCTCGCGTACTCCTTCTCCGAGGCCGGCCACCGCAAGTCCATGTGGCTCATCGACCTCGACGCCGCCGGCGAGGTGCGCGGCGAGCGCGTGGACTGCCCCGTGCCCCGTCCGCTGGCCAGGATCACCGGGCGGCTGGAGGACCTGCTGGCGGACCCCTCGCTGGAGCGGCACCGCGAGCACTGGGTCGAGGCCACCCTGACCGACCCCGCCCGGCCCCCCGAGCCCATGGCCCGGCTCTCCGCCCGCTTCCCGCATCTCCTCGCCCTCGCCTTCGCCCCCGAACAGGCCGCCCGCGAGGGCCGCCGCAGTTACGCCGAGCGGCTGCGCGGCCGCGACGACCAGCGGATCGCCGAGGACTTCATCGCCCACGTACGGCCCGGGCAGGCACCCGACGCACAGGAACGCGCCGAGCTGCGGCGCGCCCTGGAGGCGGCCCGGGTGGGGGAGAGGAACGCATGA
- a CDS encoding AAA family ATPase, translating into MRLHRLTLTAFGPFGGTQHIDFDALSSGGLFLLHGPTGAGKTAILDGVCFALYGSVPGARQQAPGGLRSDHAEPDTATEVVLELTLGGRRLEVTRRPERERPKKRGTGTTTERAYSALRERTTDGAGGGWRALSRSHQEIGEELGQLLGMNREQFCQVVLLPQGDFARFLRAGAEDRAKLLGRLFDTRRFAAVEQRLAERRQEAAAGVRDGDDRLRSLTDRLRQAAGAGDPAEPEEDVLPWAAQLRSLAREQRDIAAQALHAAEAGHTRAQRAFARTTERVRRAERLAEARRRAERWDGRRAEREHTGAELAAARAAAAVAPALRLRENAEAEHRAAAEAAGAARAGLPEPLREATADRLAAQERTVRGHLGALTAARQAEERAGRLAAELETLAGEEHEDAELLAETAGWLERFGGEREELARQLAAAEAARTRAGHRTGTLADTERRLDAAGRRAALADRIGAAEKAELLARETAAGAYEQWLELKERRLRGMAAELAAGLRPGEPCAVCGATEHPDPAAGGPDPVSPQGERAAEEAHRAASAHRERTSAALAALREAHAAADAAAGEGTVPGLTRELAALEDGQRADLAVADTEEEVRDRLAAAERRHAERQALHRDVERRIAARTSRERALRTEREGLLAEIHAARGEAPTVADRAAELSALAQALAGAVETVRRAGESAQRWEAARTQARDAAHRAGFPGPQEAAEAVRSAEHQRSLERRLNDWRTEEAAIAALLADVAGPPGSDAGVAPQATDVPRQAGARGPGPGEEPSWQPAAAVPGESAPSGTTAGVADGTAPQRPGSSRQGGARLSGASGESVGTAESAGAGEAPAPAAGGADGTAPQRPGDPRQPRAAASEAEDGAGSTVERTVASVPGQGGRPQRAAEQDGDEAGRPATPRDRPADALPGQARDVASAPARTLTEAVAEAARHLPGAGDGPADQVAVVRRALDAAIVRLREAAAADSAARTRCRELDALSARLVSEARALAPVREEAARIARLAGLAAGTAAENTYRMRLETYVLAARLEQVAEAAGSRLYRMSAGRYQLAHSDSKATRGRSGLGLHVLDAWTGRPRDTATLSGGESFFVSLALALGLADVVAAEAGGQRLDTLFIDEGFGSLDEQSLDEVLDVLDSLREQDRAVGIVSHVPDLRARIPTQLEVIKTARGSTVRKTG; encoded by the coding sequence ATGAGGCTGCACCGGCTCACCCTGACCGCCTTCGGGCCGTTCGGCGGCACCCAGCACATCGACTTCGACGCCCTGTCCTCCGGCGGGCTCTTCCTGCTGCACGGACCGACCGGGGCCGGGAAGACCGCCATCCTGGACGGGGTGTGCTTCGCGCTCTACGGATCGGTGCCCGGCGCGCGGCAGCAGGCCCCGGGCGGGCTGCGCAGCGACCACGCCGAGCCGGACACGGCGACCGAGGTCGTCCTCGAACTCACCCTCGGCGGCCGGCGCCTGGAGGTGACCCGGCGACCGGAACGCGAGCGGCCCAAGAAGCGCGGCACCGGAACCACGACAGAACGTGCGTACAGTGCGCTGCGCGAGCGGACCACGGACGGCGCGGGCGGCGGCTGGCGGGCGCTCAGCCGCTCGCACCAGGAGATCGGCGAGGAACTCGGTCAGCTGCTCGGCATGAACCGCGAGCAGTTCTGCCAGGTGGTGCTGCTGCCCCAGGGAGACTTCGCCCGCTTCCTGCGGGCCGGCGCGGAGGACCGGGCCAAGCTGCTCGGGCGGCTGTTCGACACGCGGCGGTTCGCCGCCGTGGAGCAGCGATTGGCGGAACGGCGGCAGGAGGCGGCGGCCGGGGTACGGGACGGGGACGACCGGCTGCGTTCCCTGACCGACCGGCTGCGGCAGGCCGCCGGGGCCGGGGACCCGGCGGAACCGGAGGAAGACGTCCTGCCCTGGGCGGCCCAGCTGCGCAGCCTCGCCCGCGAACAGCGCGACATCGCCGCCCAGGCCCTGCACGCCGCCGAGGCCGGGCACACGCGGGCCCAGCGCGCGTTCGCGCGGACGACGGAGCGGGTGCGCCGCGCGGAACGGCTCGCCGAGGCCCGCCGCCGCGCCGAGCGCTGGGACGGCCGGCGGGCGGAACGCGAGCACACCGGGGCCGAACTCGCCGCCGCCCGGGCCGCCGCGGCGGTCGCCCCGGCCCTGCGGCTGCGCGAGAACGCCGAGGCGGAGCACCGGGCCGCCGCCGAGGCGGCCGGAGCCGCGCGCGCCGGGCTGCCCGAACCGCTCAGGGAGGCGACCGCGGACCGGCTGGCCGCGCAGGAGCGGACCGTACGCGGCCACCTCGGCGCGCTGACCGCCGCCCGCCAGGCCGAGGAGCGGGCCGGCCGTCTCGCCGCCGAACTGGAGACGCTGGCAGGGGAGGAGCACGAGGACGCCGAGCTGCTGGCAGAGACAGCCGGATGGCTGGAGCGGTTCGGCGGGGAACGCGAGGAACTGGCGCGGCAGCTGGCGGCGGCGGAAGCCGCCCGCACCAGGGCCGGGCACCGGACCGGGACGCTGGCCGACACCGAGCGCCGACTGGACGCCGCCGGCCGCCGCGCCGCACTCGCCGACCGGATCGGGGCGGCCGAGAAGGCCGAACTGCTGGCCAGGGAGACTGCGGCGGGCGCGTACGAGCAGTGGCTGGAGCTCAAGGAACGCCGACTGCGCGGCATGGCCGCCGAACTCGCGGCGGGACTGCGGCCGGGCGAACCCTGCGCGGTGTGCGGTGCCACCGAGCACCCAGACCCCGCGGCGGGCGGCCCCGACCCGGTGTCGCCGCAGGGCGAACGGGCCGCCGAGGAGGCCCACCGTGCCGCATCCGCCCACCGCGAACGGACCTCCGCCGCCCTGGCCGCACTGCGCGAGGCGCACGCCGCCGCCGACGCGGCGGCCGGAGAGGGGACGGTTCCCGGCCTGACCCGGGAACTCGCCGCGCTGGAAGACGGTCAGCGCGCCGATCTGGCGGTGGCGGACACCGAGGAGGAGGTACGGGATCGGCTGGCGGCGGCCGAGCGGCGTCACGCCGAACGGCAGGCCCTGCACCGGGACGTCGAGCGCCGGATCGCGGCCCGTACGTCCCGGGAACGCGCGCTGCGCACGGAGCGGGAGGGCCTGCTGGCGGAGATCCACGCGGCGCGCGGCGAGGCCCCCACGGTGGCCGACCGCGCCGCCGAACTGAGCGCCCTGGCACAGGCCCTGGCCGGTGCGGTGGAGACGGTCCGCAGAGCGGGGGAGAGCGCGCAGCGGTGGGAGGCGGCACGGACCCAGGCGCGGGACGCCGCCCACCGGGCCGGATTCCCCGGGCCGCAGGAGGCGGCCGAGGCGGTACGTTCCGCCGAGCACCAGCGCTCCCTGGAACGCCGCCTGAACGACTGGCGCACGGAGGAGGCCGCCATCGCGGCCCTGCTGGCGGACGTTGCCGGGCCCCCCGGAAGCGATGCCGGCGTCGCGCCACAGGCGACGGACGTGCCCCGGCAGGCGGGCGCTCGCGGGCCCGGACCGGGCGAAGAACCGTCGTGGCAGCCTGCGGCAGCCGTTCCGGGCGAGAGCGCGCCCTCGGGCACGACGGCGGGGGTCGCCGACGGTACCGCGCCGCAGCGTCCGGGGAGTTCCCGGCAGGGGGGCGCTCGCCTGTCCGGAGCGAGCGGGGAGTCTGTGGGGACGGCAGAGTCAGCGGGTGCCGGTGAGGCCCCGGCGCCGGCGGCCGGAGGCGCCGACGGTACCGCGCCGCAGCGCCCCGGTGATCCCCGGCAGCCCCGTGCCGCCGCCTCCGAGGCGGAGGACGGCGCGGGCAGCACGGTGGAGCGGACGGTTGCTTCCGTGCCGGGACAGGGCGGCCGGCCGCAGCGGGCGGCCGAGCAGGACGGGGACGAGGCGGGGCGCCCGGCGACACCCCGGGACCGGCCCGCCGACGCCCTGCCGGGCCAGGCCCGTGACGTGGCGTCGGCACCGGCTCGCACGCTGACCGAGGCCGTCGCCGAAGCCGCGCGCCACCTGCCCGGCGCGGGCGACGGGCCCGCCGACCAGGTCGCCGTCGTCCGGCGGGCGCTCGACGCCGCCATCGTGCGGCTGCGGGAGGCCGCCGCCGCCGACAGCGCCGCGCGGACGCGCTGCCGGGAGCTGGACGCCCTCTCCGCCCGGCTGGTTTCGGAGGCACGCGCCCTCGCACCGGTACGCGAGGAGGCCGCACGCATCGCGCGGCTGGCCGGGCTGGCGGCCGGCACAGCGGCCGAGAACACCTACCGGATGCGGCTGGAGACATACGTCCTGGCCGCCCGGCTCGAACAGGTCGCCGAGGCGGCCGGCAGCCGCCTGTACCGGATGTCCGCCGGGCGCTATCAGCTGGCGCACTCCGACAGCAAGGCCACCCGGGGCCGTTCCGGCCTCGGCCTCCATGTCCTGGACGCCTGGACCGGGCGGCCCCGGGACACTGCCACCCTTTCCGGCGGCGAGTCCTTCTTCGTCTCGCTGGCGCTCGCGCTCGGTCTGGCCGACGTGGTGGCCGCCGAGGCCGGCGGGCAGCGGCTGGACACGCTGTTCATCGACGAGGGATTCGGATCCCTGGACGAACAGTCCCTGGACGAGGTGCTCGACGTGCTGGACTCGCTGCGCGAGCAGGACCGGGCGGTCGGCATCGTCAGCCATGTACCGGACCTGCGGGCCCGCATCCCCACCCAGCTTGAGGTGATCAAGACCGCCCGGGGGTCCACCGTACGCAAAACCGGGTGA
- a CDS encoding pectinesterase family protein, whose product MRSRPRTLTAPLLLAAALLTTALTPAATAAPGHAAASLTVAADGSAAFGGIQAAIDAVPANNTSPVTITVHPGVYREVVLVPSDKPHIRLVGSSGRAADVTIVYNNSSGTPKPGGGTYGTSGSATFAVDADDFQARNITFANDFDELAHADQPNHQAVALRTRGDRIVLSNIAAHGDQDTLLLDSANKDRQGRVHISHSTISGNVDFIFGRATAVITRSVIQVTRRPDGTSAGYVTAPSTAPRFPGFLITDSTITGEVSAGTYYLGRPWYSGGDATLHPQVTVRDTQLSDAIRATPWTDMSGFPWQGARFAEYRNSGPGAGTPSGTRPHLTDQQAGSHTPATWLGGWTP is encoded by the coding sequence ATGCGTTCGCGTCCCCGCACCCTGACCGCACCCCTGCTGCTGGCCGCCGCCCTGCTCACCACCGCCCTGACCCCGGCCGCCACCGCCGCGCCCGGTCACGCCGCCGCCTCCCTGACGGTGGCCGCCGACGGCAGCGCGGCCTTCGGCGGCATCCAGGCGGCGATCGACGCCGTCCCCGCCAACAACACCAGCCCCGTCACCATCACCGTCCACCCGGGCGTCTACCGGGAAGTCGTCCTGGTGCCCAGCGACAAGCCGCACATCCGGCTCGTCGGCAGCAGCGGCCGGGCCGCCGACGTGACGATCGTCTACAACAACTCCAGCGGCACCCCCAAGCCGGGCGGCGGCACGTACGGCACCAGCGGCAGCGCCACTTTCGCCGTCGACGCCGACGACTTCCAGGCCCGCAACATCACCTTCGCCAACGACTTCGACGAACTTGCCCACGCCGACCAGCCCAACCACCAGGCGGTGGCGCTGCGCACCCGCGGCGACCGCATCGTGCTCTCCAACATCGCCGCCCACGGCGACCAGGACACCCTGCTGCTGGACAGCGCGAACAAGGACCGGCAGGGCCGGGTCCACATCTCCCACTCCACCATCAGCGGCAACGTCGACTTCATCTTCGGCCGCGCCACGGCCGTCATCACCCGCTCGGTCATCCAGGTCACCCGCCGCCCCGACGGCACCTCGGCCGGCTACGTCACTGCCCCCTCCACCGCGCCGCGGTTCCCCGGTTTCCTCATCACCGACTCCACCATCACCGGCGAGGTGAGCGCCGGTACCTACTACCTGGGCCGCCCCTGGTACTCCGGCGGCGACGCCACCCTGCACCCCCAGGTGACCGTCCGCGACACCCAGCTGTCGGACGCGATCCGCGCCACTCCCTGGACCGACATGAGCGGCTTCCCGTGGCAGGGCGCCCGGTTCGCCGAGTACCGCAACAGCGGCCCCGGCGCGGGCACACCGAGCGGCACCCGCCCCCACCTGACCGACCAGCAGGCCGGCTCCCACACCCCGGCCACCTGGCTCGGCGGCTGGACGCCGTAG